In one window of Skermanella rosea DNA:
- the guaB gene encoding IMP dehydrogenase has product MAQIAQFREALTFDDVLLVPAESSVLPAQTDTRTRLTKTIELGIPLMSAAMDTVTESSLAIAMAQAGGIGVLHRNMDIERQADEVRRVKRFESGMVVNPITIEPTASLADALGLMANYRISGIPVVEQPSGKLVGILTNRDVRFASNPQQRVSELMTSERLVTVREGVDREEAKRLLHQFRIEKLLVVDDAYRCIGLVTVKDIEKAQLHPNACKDEKGRLRAAAATGTGEDGLARAEALFDAEVDVLVVDTAHGHSRKVMEQIERVRRLSNYTQVVAGNVATSEAAKALIGAGVDAVKVGIGPGSICTTRMVAGVGVPQLTAVMDVVEECHRQGIPVVSDGGIKYSGDLAKAIAAGADCAMLGSLFAGTDESPGEVILYQGRSYKSYRGMGSVGAMARGSADRYFQQEVRDTMKLVPEGVEGRVPYKGPVGGVIHQLVGGLKAAMGYTGNSTIPEMQTRCNFVKITNAGLRESHVHDIMITNEAPNYRRDL; this is encoded by the coding sequence ATGGCCCAGATAGCGCAGTTCCGCGAAGCCCTCACCTTCGACGACGTCCTGCTGGTGCCGGCCGAATCCTCGGTCCTGCCGGCCCAGACGGACACCCGCACCCGGCTGACCAAGACGATCGAACTCGGCATTCCGCTGATGTCCGCCGCCATGGACACGGTGACCGAAAGCAGCCTCGCCATCGCCATGGCGCAGGCCGGCGGCATCGGCGTGCTCCACCGCAACATGGATATCGAGCGGCAGGCGGACGAGGTCCGGCGGGTCAAGCGGTTCGAATCCGGCATGGTGGTCAACCCGATCACGATTGAGCCGACGGCCTCCCTGGCCGACGCCCTGGGCCTGATGGCGAACTACCGCATCTCCGGGATTCCCGTGGTCGAACAGCCCTCGGGCAAGCTGGTCGGCATCCTGACCAACCGCGACGTCCGCTTCGCCTCCAACCCGCAGCAGCGCGTCTCGGAGCTGATGACCAGCGAACGGCTGGTGACGGTCCGCGAAGGCGTAGACCGGGAGGAGGCCAAGCGGCTGCTCCACCAGTTCCGCATCGAGAAGCTGCTGGTGGTCGACGACGCCTACCGCTGCATCGGGCTGGTCACCGTCAAGGACATCGAGAAGGCGCAGCTCCACCCCAACGCCTGCAAGGACGAGAAGGGCCGGCTGCGCGCCGCCGCCGCGACCGGCACCGGCGAGGACGGGCTGGCCCGCGCCGAGGCGCTGTTCGACGCCGAGGTGGACGTGCTGGTGGTCGACACCGCCCATGGCCATTCCCGCAAGGTGATGGAGCAGATCGAGCGGGTGCGCCGGCTGTCCAACTACACCCAGGTGGTCGCCGGCAACGTCGCCACGTCGGAAGCCGCCAAGGCGCTGATCGGGGCCGGCGTCGATGCGGTGAAGGTCGGCATCGGCCCGGGATCGATCTGCACGACCCGGATGGTCGCCGGCGTCGGCGTTCCGCAGCTGACCGCGGTGATGGACGTGGTGGAGGAGTGCCACCGCCAGGGCATCCCCGTCGTCAGCGACGGCGGCATCAAGTATTCCGGCGACCTCGCCAAGGCGATCGCGGCCGGCGCCGACTGCGCGATGCTGGGCAGCCTGTTCGCGGGCACCGACGAGAGCCCCGGCGAGGTGATCCTTTACCAGGGCCGGAGCTACAAGAGCTACCGGGGCATGGGCTCGGTCGGCGCCATGGCGCGCGGTTCGGCCGACCGGTATTTCCAGCAGGAAGTCCGCGACACCATGAAGCTGGTGCCCGAGGGCGTCGAGGGGCGCGTGCCCTACAAGGGCCCGGTCGGCGGCGTGATCCACCAGCTGGTCGGCGGGCTGAAGGCGGCCATGGGCTATACCGGCAACAGCACCATCCCGGAGATGCAGACCCGCTGCAATTTCGTGAAGATCACCAACGCGGGCCTGCGCGAGAGCCACGTCCACGACATCATGATCACCAACGAGGCGCCCAACTACCGCCGCGACCTCTAG
- the xdhC gene encoding xanthine dehydrogenase accessory protein XdhC — protein sequence MSGLAPALKAMLARGERAALVTVAGARGSTPREPGARMLVGPAATAGTIGGGRLEWDAIARARALAGPEEVIEVPLGPAIGQCCGGHVTLRLEQADAAVLARLQAEEADAAARLPRVLLFGAGHVGKAIASALAPLPLDVLWIDGRAEEFPDAMPGANVRRVVTESPLDMVAEAPPGACYLVLTHLHALDYQITQAVLRRGDFAYAGLIGSATKRRRFERTFIAHGGAAGVLDRLTCPIGSALHRDKRPEVIAALVAAELLITTAEASKEASEPANAEA from the coding sequence ATGAGCGGGCTGGCGCCGGCGCTGAAGGCCATGCTGGCGCGTGGCGAACGCGCGGCGCTGGTGACGGTGGCCGGGGCGCGGGGCTCCACCCCGCGCGAGCCGGGCGCGCGGATGCTGGTCGGACCGGCGGCCACGGCCGGGACGATCGGCGGCGGCCGGCTGGAGTGGGACGCGATCGCCCGGGCCAGGGCCCTGGCAGGGCCGGAGGAGGTGATCGAGGTGCCGCTGGGTCCCGCGATCGGCCAGTGCTGCGGCGGCCACGTGACGCTTCGGCTGGAGCAGGCCGACGCGGCGGTGCTGGCGCGGCTCCAGGCCGAGGAAGCGGACGCCGCCGCCAGGCTGCCCCGGGTGCTGCTGTTCGGCGCCGGCCACGTGGGCAAGGCGATCGCGTCGGCGCTGGCGCCGCTGCCGCTGGACGTGCTGTGGATCGACGGGCGGGCGGAGGAGTTTCCGGATGCCATGCCGGGGGCCAACGTACGCCGGGTCGTCACGGAATCACCGCTCGACATGGTGGCCGAGGCGCCGCCGGGGGCCTGCTACCTGGTGCTGACGCACCTGCACGCCCTGGACTACCAGATCACGCAAGCGGTGCTGAGACGCGGGGACTTCGCCTATGCCGGCCTGATCGGCTCGGCGACCAAGCGGCGGCGGTTCGAGCGGACCTTCATCGCCCACGGTGGCGCCGCCGGCGTGCTGGACCGGCTGACCTGCCCGATCGGGTCCGCCCTGCACCGCGACAAGCGACCGGAGGTGATCGCGGCGCTGGTCGCCGCTGAACTCTTGATAACGACCGCCGAAGCGTCCAAAGAGGCATCAGAACCCGCGAACGCCGAGGCATAG
- a CDS encoding RsmB/NOP family class I SAM-dependent RNA methyltransferase — protein sequence MTPGARLQAAIELLDEVELTPRPADAVISAFFRARRFIGAKDRAAVAETVYGVLRRHARLRWWFQHAGGFPVTARTLLIADQILAQGRPADHLDKLFSGGRFAPAQFSQGEIRLANKLEGHTLDHPGMPEEVAVECPDWAAGHLREFFGDRFVPELAALLDPAPLDLRANPVKADRDAALAALAAAGIEGEPTRWSPFGIRIHGRPPLASTDAFKSGMVEIQDEGSQLIGLLTDAKPGHQVVDFCSGAGGKALAIAAGMQNKGRLVACDVLEKRLKRAAERIRRAGLHNVETRALSSERDPWVKRHKGKFDRVLVDAPCTGTGTWRRNPDSRWRLLGPGLEELEKLQHGILDSASRLVKPGGRLVYATCSLLPQENERQVEAFLAAHPDFAVKPVDELWTSAVGTASPGTGPFMRLSPARHGTDGFFAAVLERGSAAE from the coding sequence ATGACCCCCGGCGCCCGCCTGCAAGCCGCCATCGAACTCCTCGACGAGGTGGAGTTGACCCCGCGTCCGGCAGACGCCGTGATCAGCGCCTTCTTCCGTGCGCGCCGATTCATCGGCGCCAAGGACCGCGCCGCCGTGGCCGAGACGGTCTACGGCGTGCTGCGCCGCCACGCGCGGCTTCGCTGGTGGTTCCAGCATGCCGGCGGCTTCCCCGTCACGGCGCGCACGCTCCTGATCGCCGACCAGATCCTGGCCCAGGGGCGGCCGGCCGACCACCTGGACAAGCTGTTCAGCGGCGGCCGATTCGCGCCGGCCCAGTTCAGCCAGGGGGAGATCCGGCTGGCCAACAAGCTGGAGGGCCACACCCTGGACCACCCCGGCATGCCGGAGGAGGTGGCTGTCGAATGCCCGGACTGGGCGGCCGGGCACCTGCGCGAGTTCTTCGGCGACCGGTTCGTGCCGGAACTGGCGGCCTTGCTCGATCCCGCCCCGCTCGACCTCAGGGCGAATCCGGTCAAGGCGGACCGCGACGCGGCGCTGGCGGCGCTGGCAGCCGCCGGGATCGAGGGCGAGCCGACCCGCTGGTCGCCGTTCGGCATCCGGATCCACGGGCGGCCTCCCCTGGCCTCCACCGATGCGTTCAAGAGCGGGATGGTCGAGATCCAGGACGAGGGGTCGCAGCTGATCGGGCTGCTGACCGACGCCAAGCCCGGCCACCAGGTGGTGGATTTCTGCTCCGGCGCCGGTGGCAAGGCGCTGGCGATCGCGGCCGGCATGCAGAACAAGGGCCGGCTGGTCGCCTGCGACGTGCTGGAGAAGCGGCTGAAGCGCGCGGCGGAGCGGATCCGCCGCGCCGGCCTCCACAATGTCGAGACCCGGGCGCTGTCGAGCGAGCGCGATCCCTGGGTGAAGCGCCACAAGGGCAAGTTCGACCGCGTCCTGGTGGACGCGCCCTGCACCGGGACGGGCACCTGGCGTCGCAACCCGGACAGCCGCTGGCGGCTGCTGGGGCCGGGGCTGGAGGAACTGGAGAAGCTCCAGCACGGCATCCTCGACTCGGCGTCGCGGCTGGTGAAGCCGGGCGGGCGGCTGGTCTACGCGACCTGCTCCCTGCTGCCCCAGGAGAACGAGCGGCAGGTCGAAGCCTTCCTGGCGGCCCATCCGGACTTCGCGGTCAAGCCGGTGGACGAGCTTTGGACGAGCGCCGTCGGCACCGCCAGTCCGGGAACCGGCCCCTTCATGCGCCTGTCGCCGGCGCGCCATGGCACGGACGGCTTCTTCGCCGCCGTGCTGGAGCGCGGGAGCGCCGCCGAATGA
- a CDS encoding ABC transporter ATP-binding protein: MTNDAGGVPPRLELRGITKRFPGVVANDGVGFSVQPGEIHALLGENGAGKSTLVKIIYGVLHADEGEVLWNGQAVQLANPHAARRLGIGMVFQHFSLFDGMTVLENIALGLEGKPDMRSLSGRIVEVSQAYGLPLDPRREIHTLSVGERQRVEIVRCLLQDPKLLIMDEPTSVLTPQEVERLFGTLRLLASEGCSILYISHKLQEIKDLCDHATILRGGKVVGECDPAVESTRGMAQMMIGAELKTLARRGTRPKAATRFTVEALDLPTDQPFGTTLKRVGFEVAAGEIFGIAGVAGNGQNELMRALSGELTVGNPTSIRLDGKPVGDLGVERRRALGLCCVPEERNGHAAVPDMSLASNALISARNRMKLALRGWIRRDATREFAERIIQEFGVKARGPDSAARSLSGGNLQKYIVGREILQAPEVLVIAQPTWGVDAGAAAAIHQALFNLAQNGAAIVVVSQDLDELLTLCDRLAVLNVGTLSKAIDTADASLEEIGLLMGGLHGMSADVPATHGPENKGGSQHVA; this comes from the coding sequence ATGACCAACGATGCCGGCGGGGTTCCTCCCCGCCTCGAGCTTCGCGGAATAACGAAACGATTTCCCGGCGTCGTCGCCAACGACGGCGTCGGCTTCTCGGTCCAGCCGGGCGAGATCCATGCGCTGCTGGGGGAGAACGGCGCCGGCAAGAGCACGCTGGTGAAGATCATCTATGGCGTGCTCCATGCCGACGAGGGCGAGGTGCTGTGGAACGGGCAGGCCGTCCAGCTTGCCAACCCGCACGCGGCGCGCCGGCTCGGCATCGGCATGGTGTTCCAGCATTTCTCGCTGTTCGACGGCATGACGGTGCTGGAGAACATCGCGCTGGGGCTGGAAGGCAAGCCCGACATGCGCAGCCTGTCCGGGCGGATCGTCGAGGTGTCGCAGGCTTATGGGCTGCCGCTGGACCCGAGGCGCGAGATCCACACCCTGTCGGTCGGCGAACGCCAGCGGGTCGAGATCGTGCGCTGCCTGCTCCAGGACCCCAAGCTGCTGATCATGGACGAGCCGACCTCCGTGCTGACCCCGCAGGAGGTCGAGCGGCTGTTCGGCACGCTGCGGCTGCTGGCGTCCGAGGGCTGCTCCATCCTCTACATCAGCCACAAGCTCCAGGAGATCAAGGACCTCTGCGACCACGCCACGATCCTGCGCGGCGGCAAGGTGGTCGGGGAGTGCGACCCGGCGGTGGAATCCACCCGCGGCATGGCGCAGATGATGATCGGCGCCGAGCTGAAGACGCTGGCCCGGCGCGGGACCCGGCCCAAGGCCGCCACCCGGTTTACGGTCGAGGCGCTGGACCTGCCGACCGACCAGCCGTTCGGGACCACGCTGAAGCGCGTCGGGTTCGAGGTCGCGGCGGGGGAGATCTTCGGCATCGCCGGCGTCGCCGGCAACGGCCAGAACGAGCTGATGCGGGCGCTGTCGGGCGAGCTGACGGTCGGGAACCCGACAAGCATCAGGCTGGACGGCAAGCCGGTGGGCGACCTGGGCGTCGAGCGCCGGCGTGCCCTGGGCCTGTGCTGCGTTCCAGAGGAGCGCAACGGCCACGCCGCGGTGCCCGACATGAGCCTGGCGTCGAACGCGCTGATCAGCGCGCGGAACCGCATGAAGCTGGCGCTGCGCGGCTGGATCAGGCGGGACGCGACGCGGGAATTCGCCGAGCGGATCATCCAGGAATTCGGCGTGAAAGCGCGCGGGCCTGACTCGGCGGCCCGGAGCCTGTCCGGCGGCAATCTTCAGAAATACATCGTCGGCCGCGAGATCCTCCAGGCGCCCGAGGTTCTGGTGATCGCCCAGCCGACCTGGGGCGTCGATGCGGGTGCCGCCGCGGCGATCCACCAGGCGCTGTTCAACCTGGCGCAGAACGGGGCGGCGATCGTCGTGGTTTCCCAGGACCTGGACGAGCTGCTGACCCTGTGCGACCGGCTGGCGGTGCTGAATGTCGGCACGCTGTCGAAGGCGATCGACACGGCGGATGCCTCTCTGGAGGAGATCGGGCTGCTGATGGGCGGCCTGCACGGGATGTCGGCCGACGTGCCGGCAACGCACGGGCCGGAGAACAAGGGGGGCTCCCAGCATGTCGCTTAA
- a CDS encoding GNAT family N-acetyltransferase, with protein sequence MIGRIRRARLDDAAAIAYVHVAGWRETYPGIVPDRTLAAMDVFSRTRYWAQVLDNKRNRIDVFVAEMPVDGEDRVVGFGVTGPEQVGLADYSGEFHALYVLQVGQGRGLGTRLMTTMAASLVLRGMTACTVWALRDNLRARRFYEKMGGVLVSERPLMFDGTRVMEVAYGWSDVTPLARRSEEAWR encoded by the coding sequence ATGATCGGGCGGATCCGGCGCGCACGGCTCGACGATGCCGCCGCGATCGCCTATGTCCACGTGGCCGGCTGGCGCGAGACCTATCCCGGCATCGTCCCGGACCGCACGCTGGCCGCCATGGACGTGTTCAGCCGCACGCGGTACTGGGCGCAGGTGCTGGACAACAAGCGGAACCGGATCGACGTGTTCGTGGCCGAGATGCCGGTGGACGGCGAGGATCGGGTCGTCGGGTTCGGCGTCACCGGACCGGAGCAGGTCGGCCTAGCCGATTATTCCGGGGAGTTCCACGCGCTCTATGTCCTCCAGGTCGGACAGGGGCGCGGGCTGGGCACCCGGCTGATGACCACCATGGCGGCGAGCCTGGTGCTTCGGGGCATGACCGCCTGCACCGTCTGGGCCTTGCGCGACAATTTACGCGCCCGGCGTTTCTATGAGAAAATGGGCGGCGTGCTGGTGAGCGAGCGTCCGCTGATGTTCGACGGCACGCGGGTGATGGAAGTAGCCTATGGGTGGTCCGACGTGACGCCGCTGGCGCGGCGAAGTGAGGAGGCATGGCGCTGA
- a CDS encoding ABC transporter permease has protein sequence MIDFLVLIAVSVVIAATPMLFAAVGELVVERSGVLNLGVEGMMLIGAVVGFGVTMTTGSAVLGIGSAALAGAALALVFAVLVLTLMANQVATGLALTIFGIGLSALVGAGFVGMPIAGLPKLDIPGVSDLPIVGPLLFQYDAMVYLSVAMTLAVGWFLKRTHAGMVLRAVGESAESAHSIGHPVIGVRYLATLFGGAMAGLGGAFLSLSVTPMWAENMTSGRGWIALALVVFGSWRPGRVLLGAYIFGGVTILQLHAQGSGGLGFGLPGQVFTMLPYLATIAVLTIISAGPWRGRFQAPACLGQPFRPSV, from the coding sequence ATGATCGATTTCCTCGTCCTGATCGCGGTGTCAGTGGTGATCGCCGCGACGCCGATGCTGTTCGCCGCCGTGGGCGAGCTGGTGGTGGAGCGCTCCGGCGTGCTGAACCTGGGCGTCGAGGGCATGATGCTGATCGGCGCGGTGGTCGGTTTCGGCGTGACCATGACGACCGGCAGCGCTGTCCTGGGCATCGGCTCGGCGGCGTTGGCCGGTGCTGCGCTGGCGCTCGTCTTCGCGGTTCTGGTGCTGACCCTGATGGCCAACCAGGTGGCGACGGGCCTCGCCCTGACCATCTTCGGGATCGGGCTGAGCGCCCTGGTCGGCGCCGGCTTCGTCGGCATGCCGATCGCCGGGCTGCCCAAGCTGGACATCCCCGGAGTCAGCGACCTGCCGATCGTGGGGCCGCTGCTGTTCCAGTACGACGCGATGGTCTACCTGTCGGTGGCGATGACCCTGGCGGTCGGCTGGTTCCTGAAGCGGACCCATGCCGGCATGGTGCTGAGGGCGGTCGGCGAGTCGGCGGAATCCGCGCATTCGATCGGGCATCCGGTGATCGGGGTGCGCTATCTGGCGACCCTGTTCGGCGGCGCCATGGCCGGGCTGGGCGGTGCGTTCCTGTCGCTGTCGGTGACGCCCATGTGGGCGGAGAACATGACGTCGGGACGCGGCTGGATCGCGCTGGCGCTGGTGGTGTTCGGATCGTGGCGGCCGGGCCGGGTGCTGCTGGGCGCCTATATCTTCGGCGGAGTCACGATCCTCCAGCTCCACGCGCAGGGCAGCGGCGGGCTGGGCTTCGGGCTGCCGGGGCAGGTGTTCACCATGCTGCCGTACCTGGCGACCATCGCGGTGCTGACGATCATCTCGGCCGGCCCCTGGCGCGGCCGGTTCCAGGCGCCCGCCTGCCTGGGACAGCCTTTCCGCCCGTCGGTGTGA
- the xdhB gene encoding xanthine dehydrogenase molybdopterin binding subunit, with amino-acid sequence MPDSTEAGHVERISGAVHSDRRHDSAHKHVTGEAVYVDDIREPSGLLNVYLGLSDRPHARLVSLDLSAVRAAPGVVEVVTAADVPGVNDVSCMGRHDEPLFADDLIEYAGQPLFAVAAETREQARRAARLAVATYEDLEPVLTLDQARERGTVVFPPMTLKRGEAEAAIAEAPRRLEGRIVIGGQDHFYLEGQIAMAVPGEDDEVLVHCSTQHPSEVQHIVAHVLNVPANAVAVEVRRMGGAFGGKETQANLFAATAAVVAKKTGRAAKLRPDRDDDMVITGKRHDFEVDYRVGFDDDGRIRGVEFLFAARCGFAADLSGPVTDRALFHCDNTYFYEAVTAKSLPLKTNTVSNTAFRGFGGPQGMVAAERVIEEVAYAVGKDPLEIRKLNFYGGEGRDLTPYHQTVEDNIAPEIVSALEDRSDYRARRDAIRAHNARGGWLRKGIALTPVKFGISFTATQYNQAGALVHVYTDGTVHLNHGGTEMGQGLYVKVAQVVAEEFQIDIEKVRVTATTTGKVPNTSATAASSGADLNGKAAQNAAATIKERLIGFAVENWGVPREQVVFLPNRVRIGNQEIPFGDLVRTAYMARIQLSSTGFYKTPEIHWDRAAGRGKPFYYFSYGAAAAEVTVDTLTGEYRVDRVDILHDVGQSLNPALDRGQVEGGFVQGMGWLTMEELWWDKRGHLRTHAPSTYKIPACSDRPRIFNVHLLENARNRKDTIYRSKAVGEPPFMLGMSVLHAISDAVASVGDYAACPRIDPPATPEKVLAAIEALRAGKRPA; translated from the coding sequence ATGCCTGATTCAACGGAGGCGGGTCACGTCGAGCGCATTTCCGGTGCCGTGCATTCCGACCGGCGGCACGACAGCGCCCACAAGCACGTGACCGGCGAGGCCGTCTATGTCGACGATATCCGGGAACCCTCGGGGCTGCTGAACGTCTATCTCGGCCTGAGCGACCGGCCCCATGCGCGGCTGGTGTCGCTGGACCTGTCGGCGGTGAGGGCGGCACCGGGGGTGGTCGAGGTCGTCACGGCGGCCGACGTGCCGGGCGTCAACGACGTGAGCTGCATGGGGCGGCACGACGAGCCGCTGTTCGCTGACGACCTGATCGAGTACGCGGGCCAGCCGCTGTTCGCGGTGGCGGCGGAAACCCGGGAGCAGGCGCGCCGGGCGGCGCGGCTCGCGGTCGCGACCTACGAGGACCTGGAGCCGGTACTGACCCTGGACCAGGCGCGGGAGCGCGGAACCGTGGTCTTCCCGCCCATGACGCTGAAGCGGGGCGAGGCGGAGGCGGCGATCGCGGAGGCACCCCGCCGTCTGGAAGGCCGGATCGTCATCGGCGGCCAGGACCATTTCTACCTGGAGGGCCAGATCGCCATGGCCGTCCCCGGGGAGGACGACGAGGTGCTGGTCCATTGCTCGACCCAGCACCCCAGCGAGGTCCAGCACATCGTCGCCCACGTGCTGAACGTGCCGGCCAACGCGGTGGCGGTCGAGGTCCGGCGCATGGGCGGGGCGTTCGGGGGCAAGGAGACTCAGGCCAACCTGTTCGCGGCGACGGCGGCCGTGGTGGCGAAGAAGACGGGGCGGGCTGCCAAGCTTCGGCCGGACCGCGACGACGACATGGTGATCACCGGCAAGCGCCACGACTTCGAGGTGGACTACCGCGTCGGGTTCGACGACGACGGGCGGATCCGGGGCGTCGAGTTCCTGTTCGCGGCGCGCTGCGGGTTCGCCGCCGACCTGTCCGGGCCGGTGACAGACCGTGCCCTGTTCCACTGCGACAACACCTATTTCTACGAAGCAGTCACGGCCAAGTCGCTGCCACTGAAGACCAACACGGTGTCCAACACGGCATTCCGCGGGTTCGGCGGACCCCAGGGGATGGTCGCGGCGGAACGGGTGATCGAGGAGGTCGCCTATGCCGTGGGCAAGGACCCGCTGGAGATCCGCAAGCTGAACTTCTACGGCGGCGAGGGCCGGGACCTGACGCCCTATCACCAGACCGTGGAAGACAACATCGCGCCGGAGATCGTTTCGGCGCTGGAGGATCGGTCGGACTACCGGGCGCGGCGCGACGCGATCCGGGCGCACAACGCCAGGGGCGGCTGGCTGCGGAAGGGCATCGCGCTGACGCCGGTCAAGTTCGGCATCTCCTTCACCGCGACCCAGTACAACCAGGCCGGGGCGCTGGTCCATGTCTATACCGACGGCACCGTCCACCTGAACCACGGCGGGACCGAGATGGGGCAGGGGCTTTACGTGAAGGTCGCCCAGGTCGTCGCCGAGGAGTTCCAGATCGATATCGAGAAGGTCCGCGTCACGGCGACCACGACCGGCAAGGTGCCCAACACCTCGGCCACCGCGGCGTCGTCGGGGGCGGACCTGAACGGCAAGGCGGCGCAGAACGCGGCGGCAACGATCAAGGAACGGCTGATCGGCTTCGCGGTGGAGAACTGGGGCGTGCCCCGCGAGCAGGTGGTGTTCCTGCCCAACCGGGTGCGGATCGGCAACCAGGAGATCCCGTTCGGCGACCTGGTGCGGACGGCCTACATGGCGCGCATCCAATTGTCCTCCACCGGATTCTACAAGACGCCGGAGATCCACTGGGACCGGGCGGCCGGGCGGGGCAAGCCGTTCTATTACTTCTCCTATGGCGCCGCGGCGGCGGAAGTGACCGTCGATACGCTGACCGGGGAGTACAGGGTCGACCGGGTCGATATCCTGCACGACGTCGGGCAGTCGCTGAACCCGGCGCTGGACCGCGGCCAGGTCGAGGGCGGCTTCGTGCAGGGCATGGGCTGGCTGACCATGGAGGAGCTGTGGTGGGACAAGCGGGGGCATTTGCGGACCCACGCACCCAGCACCTACAAGATCCCGGCCTGCAGCGACCGGCCGCGTATCTTCAACGTCCACCTGCTGGAGAACGCGCGGAACCGGAAGGACACGATCTACCGCTCCAAGGCGGTCGGGGAGCCGCCCTTCATGCTGGGCATGTCGGTGCTCCACGCGATCTCCGACGCGGTGGCGAGCGTCGGCGACTACGCGGCCTGCCCGAGGATCGACCCGCCGGCCACCCCGGAGAAGGTGCTGGCGGCGATCGAGGCCCTGCGGGCGGGAAAGCGGCCGGCATGA
- a CDS encoding ABC transporter permease, which produces MSLKFEPRREIPKSLVYGTPLLAIALTILSGYLLFMFLGLNPGSTLYIFLVSPLETQFGLAELAVKAGPLILIATGLAIGFRANVWNIGAEGQLTIGAIFGAGVALAFWGDEGFWILPLMFVAGALGGMLWAAIPAFLKTKFEVSEILTSLMLTYVATLVLSILVHGPWRDPEGFNFPQSRLFTEAAILPIVLEGTRLHAGAFVALFAAVAAWVLLTHTVTGFQVKVVGQAPMAARFAGFSQKGTVWLSLLLGGALAGLAGMIEVAGPIGQLTPQLTPGYGFTAIIVAFLGRLNPLGIILAGLVMAISYIGGENAQVYAQLPQAATGVFQGMLLFYLLASDFLVRYRIRFQSARHQAAKPRREVAAT; this is translated from the coding sequence ATGTCGCTTAAGTTCGAACCGCGGCGGGAGATCCCGAAGTCGCTGGTCTACGGCACGCCGCTGCTGGCGATCGCGCTGACCATCCTGTCGGGATACCTGCTGTTCATGTTCCTGGGGCTGAACCCCGGATCGACCCTGTACATCTTCCTGGTGTCGCCGCTGGAGACCCAGTTCGGCCTTGCCGAGCTGGCGGTGAAGGCGGGGCCGCTGATCCTGATCGCGACGGGGCTCGCCATAGGCTTCAGGGCCAATGTCTGGAACATCGGGGCCGAGGGGCAGCTGACCATCGGCGCGATCTTCGGCGCCGGCGTGGCCCTGGCCTTCTGGGGCGACGAGGGCTTCTGGATCCTGCCGCTGATGTTCGTGGCCGGTGCCCTGGGCGGCATGCTGTGGGCGGCGATCCCGGCGTTCCTGAAGACGAAGTTCGAGGTCAGCGAGATCCTGACCAGCCTGATGCTGACATATGTCGCGACGCTTGTGCTCAGCATCCTGGTCCATGGGCCGTGGCGCGACCCGGAGGGCTTCAATTTTCCGCAGAGCCGGCTGTTCACCGAGGCGGCGATCCTGCCCATCGTCCTGGAAGGCACCCGGCTGCATGCCGGCGCGTTCGTGGCACTTTTCGCCGCCGTGGCGGCCTGGGTCCTGCTGACCCATACGGTGACCGGCTTCCAGGTCAAGGTGGTCGGGCAGGCGCCCATGGCGGCCCGCTTCGCCGGCTTCAGCCAGAAGGGCACAGTGTGGCTCAGCCTGCTGCTGGGTGGCGCCCTGGCCGGGCTGGCCGGCATGATCGAGGTGGCCGGACCGATCGGCCAGCTGACGCCGCAGCTCACCCCGGGCTACGGCTTCACCGCGATCATCGTCGCCTTCCTGGGGCGGCTCAACCCGCTGGGGATCATCCTGGCCGGGCTGGTGATGGCGATCTCCTACATCGGCGGCGAGAACGCCCAGGTCTATGCCCAGCTGCCGCAGGCGGCGACCGGCGTGTTCCAGGGGATGCTGCTGTTCTACCTGCTGGCATCGGACTTCCTGGTCCGGTACCGCATCCGTTTCCAGTCGGCCAGGCACCAGGCCGCCAAGCCCCGCCGGGAGGTCGCCGCCACATGA
- a CDS encoding GNAT family N-acetyltransferase — MALIRPARPEDAAGIAEVHVASWRTTYPGMVPDSYLLGLSVPGYTHRWRRILADRSRIHGSFVAVEPPAEVVGFASCGTQRTAIEGYGGEFYALYLYDHAQGRGIGRHLMAAMATELINYGMNSAVVWVLANNPSRWFYERLGGCRLAEKIVPFAGADLTEAAYGWRDLAPLARLSADPPVR, encoded by the coding sequence ATGGCGCTGATCCGTCCCGCCCGTCCGGAAGACGCGGCGGGCATCGCCGAGGTTCATGTCGCCAGTTGGCGAACGACATATCCGGGCATGGTGCCCGACAGCTACCTGCTCGGCCTATCCGTCCCGGGTTACACGCACCGCTGGCGCAGGATCCTGGCCGACCGGTCCCGCATCCATGGCAGCTTCGTCGCCGTGGAGCCGCCGGCCGAAGTCGTGGGGTTCGCATCCTGCGGGACCCAGCGGACCGCCATCGAAGGTTATGGCGGCGAATTCTACGCGCTTTATCTTTACGACCATGCGCAGGGCCGGGGGATCGGCCGCCACCTTATGGCCGCCATGGCGACCGAACTGATCAATTACGGGATGAACTCCGCGGTGGTCTGGGTGCTGGCGAACAACCCGTCGCGCTGGTTCTACGAACGCCTGGGCGGCTGCCGGCTGGCCGAGAAGATCGTTCCCTTCGCCGGTGCGGACCTGACGGAGGCGGCCTATGGCTGGCGCGACCTGGCACCGCTGGCGCGCTTGTCCGCGGACCCTCCGGTGCGCTAA